Proteins from a genomic interval of Arvicola amphibius chromosome 14, mArvAmp1.2, whole genome shotgun sequence:
- the Adora3 gene encoding adenosine receptor A3 has translation MTPDDTTAALWLKITYISMEVIIGLCAVVGNMLVIWVVKLNPSLRTTTFYFIVSLALADIAVGILVMPLAIAVSLDVKMHFYTCLFMACVILIFTHASIMSLLAIAVDRYLRVKLTVRYRAVTTQRRIWLSLGLCWLVSFLVGLTPMFGWNKKVISGLPQNITTLSCHFRSVVPLDYMVFFSFITWILIPLVVMCVIYLDIFYILRKKLSQNLSGFRETRAFYGREFKTAKSLFLVLFLFALCWLPLSIINFVSYFKVNIPEVAMCLGILLSHANSMMNPIVYACKIKKFKDTYFVILKAFRVCQCSVSLDSNSEQTTE, from the exons ATGACACCTGACGACACCACGGCAGCATTGTGGTTGAAAATCACCTACATCTCCATGGAGGTTATCATCGGGCTCTGCGCTGTAGTGGGCAACATGCTGGTCATCTGGGTGGTCAAGCTGAACCCCAGTCTGAGGACCACCACCTTCTATTTCATAGTCTCCCTAGCCCTGGCTGACATTGCCGTTGGGATACTGGTCATGCCTTTGGCCATTGCTGTCAGCCTGGACGTGAAGATGCACTTCTACACCTGCCTTTTCATGGCCTGCGTGATTCTGATCTTCACCCACGCCTCCATTATGTCCTTGCTGGCCATTGCTGTAGACCGTTACCTGCGGGTCAAGCTGACAGTCAG ATACAGGGCGGTCACCACTCAAAGAAGAATATGGCTCTCCCTGGGCCTTTGCTGGCTAGTATCTTTCCTGGTGGGACTGACCCCCATGTTTGGCTGGAATAAAAAAGTGATCTCAGGGCTCCCCCAAAATATCACCACCCTTTCGTGCCATTTCCGTTCGGTCGTGCCTCTGGATTACATGGTCTTCTTCAGCTTCATCACCTGGATCCTCATCCCCCTCGTCGTCATGTGCGTCATCTACCTCGACATCTTCTACATCCTCCGCAAGAAACTCAGTCAGAACTTATCTGGCTTCCGAGAGACACGTGCATTTTACGGGCGGGAGTTCAAGACAGCCAAGTCCCTGTTCCTGGTTCTCTTCTTGTTCGCTTTGTGCTGGCTGCCGTTGTCCATCATCAACTTTGTTTCCTACTTTAAAGTTAACATACCAGAGGTCGCAATGTGCCTGGGGATCCTGTTGTCCCACGCGAACTCTATGATGAACCCTATCGTCTACGCTTGTAAGATAAAAAAGTTCAAGGACACCTACTTTGTGATCCTCAAAGCTTTCAGGGTCTGTCAGTGCTCGGTTTCCTTGGACTCCAACTCGGAACAGACTACTGAGTAG